A single Stigmatopora argus isolate UIUO_Sarg chromosome 7, RoL_Sarg_1.0, whole genome shotgun sequence DNA region contains:
- the adra1d gene encoding alpha-1A adrenergic receptor: protein MTHSNLRNDSIYLTEALNGSVVDIFFPNDSTTTCLNLTLDFGSVWLGGFLALFILVAIVGNILVILSVFCNSHLQTVTNFFIVNLAMADLLLSIVVLPFSASLEVLGCWVFGRVFCNIWAAVDVLCCTASILSLCIISVDRYIGVKHCLKYPSIMTEKRAGVVLILVWVSSIVISVGPLLGWKEPPPVDESVCRITEEPGYALFSSLFSFYLPLLVILIMYFRVYVVARRTTRSLEAGVKRERDKSMEVVLRIHCRSILEDTRTVGSKSNKHHPFRSSLSVRLMKFSREKKAAKTLAIVVGMFILCWMPFFFFLPMGAFFPAMKPSETVFKVVFWLGYFNSCINPMIYPCSIKEFQRAFTRLLRCHCHPRRRALRRFYGQKWRSAVRGIALEQTGQHECAYTVHNSCGSSLISKPGESLRRWNLLPPLRKSSFQLKETVNNLSNKIKGGTGRGGTPAVVDGVSMGIYNVCEQSSYRIYDLAQCYSMKETNI, encoded by the exons ATGACGCATTCAAACTTGAGGAACGACAGCATCTATTTGACAGAAGCTCTCAATGGATCAGTTGTGGATATATTCTTTCCCAATGACAGCACCACAACCTGTTTGAACTTGACTTTGGACTTTGGATCCGTGTGGCTCGGGGGGTTTCTCGCCTTATTTATTCTGGTGGCGATTGTGGGCAACATTTTGGTTATTTTATCCGTGTTTTGCAACAGCCACCTGCAGACGGTGACCAACTTCTTCATAGTCAACTTGGCCATGGCGGACCTGCTGCTCAGCATCGTGGTGCTGCCCTTTTCCGCTTCTCTGGAGGTTCTGGGCTGCTGGGTGTTCGGCCGGGTGTTCTGCAACATCTGGGCGGCGGTGGACGTGCTGTGCTGCACGGCTTCCATCCTCAGCTTGTGCATCATCTCCGTGGACCGCTATATCGGCGTCAAACACTGCCTCAAGTACCCCAGCATCATGACCGAGAAGAGGGCAGGTGTGGTCCTGATTCTCGTGTGGGTGTCGTCCATTGTCATCTCCGTCGGACCGTTGCTGGGTTGGAAAGAACCACCTCCCGTGGACGAGAGCGTCTGTAGAATCACGGAGGAGCCCGGATATGCGCTCTTCTCCTCCCTCTTCTCTTTCTACCTGCCGCTCCTGGTCATCCTCATCATGTATTTTCGGGTTTACGTGGTGGCCCGTCGGACAACCCGAAGTCTGGAGGCGGGTGTCAAGCGGGAACGAGACAAGTCCATGGAGGTGGTTCTAAGGATCCACTGCCGCAGCATCTTGGAGGATACGCGCACGGTCGGTTCCAAAAGCAACAAGCATCACCCGTTCAGAAGCTCGCTCTCCGTGCGGCTCATGAAGTTCTCCAGGGAGAAAAAGGCGGCCAAAACCCTCGCCATCGTCGTGGGGATGTTTATCCTGTGTTGGATgccctttttcttctttttgcctATGG GAGCCTTCTTTCCAGCGATGAAGCCATCAGAGACAGTATTTAAGGTGGTCTTTTGGCTGGGCTACTTCAACAGCTGCATCAACCCCATGATCTACCCCTGCTCCATCAAAGAGTTCCAGCGGGCTTTCACGCGACTTCTCAGGTGTCACTGTCACCCCAGAAGAAGGGCTCTGCGTCGATTCTACGGCCAGAAGTGGCGTTCGGCCGTCAGGGGGATAGCTTTGGAACAAACAGGACAGCACGAGTGTGCCTACACGGTGCACAACTCCTGTGGCAGCTCTTTGATAAGCAAGCCGGGGGAGAGTTTGAGGCGGTGGAACCTACTCCCACCACTGAGAAAATCTTCCTTTCAGCTCAAAGAAACAGTGAACAATCTCTCCAACAAGATCAAGGGAGGCACCGGGCGAGGCGGCACACCTGCAGTGGTCGATGGAGTCTCAATGGGGATTTACAATGTGTGTGAACAAAGCAGTTACCGGATTTATGACTTGGCTCAGTGTTACAGCATGAAAGAGACGAATATTTGA
- the LOC144077568 gene encoding trace amine-associated receptor 3, with translation MDNSSFEDAANTTLEIDLISCTVLRNNALRFVLYGFFFISIICTVLGNLLVVLSISYFKQLQSPTNTFVLSLAVADCLVGLIVMPYSMIRTVEGCWYFGSLFCQLHSSFDVMLCTASIFHLSCIAFDRYYAVCNSLVYSLKMSHGRVTFLIIICWAVPALISFGPIMLGLHMAGVDIPLPPSHVCVFLVNRFYAVMASLIAFYLPMAIMLVAYWKIFKAARRQARQISAMESQMAAGVGKDSSKKKKQRNTMKRERKAAKTLGIIMGVFLIFWMPFFTVNIVDPFIDYSTEVVIWDIFLWLGYINSSLNPFLYGFFNRSFRKAFFMFMSCRVCQPGMSPGVELSHSRKETN, from the coding sequence ATGGACAACAGTAGCTTTGAAGACGCTGCTAACACAACACTTGAGATTGATCTGATTTCTTGCACCGTCTTGAGAAACAATGCACTCCGCTTTGTCCTCTACGGCTTCTTCTTTATCAGCATCATCTGCACAGTGTTGGGCAACCTTCTGGTGGTCCTGTCAATTTCCTACTTTAAACAGCTGCAGTCACCGACTAACACCTTTGTCCTGTCTCTCGCTGTGGCCGACTGCCTGGTGGGCCTGATAGTGATGCCTTACAGTATGATTCGGACAGTCGAGGGGTGCTGGTATTTTGGCTCCCTGTTTTGTCAGCTTCACTCCAGCTTTGATGTCATGTTGTGTACTGCTTCCATATTTCATCTGAGTTGCATTGCATTTGACCGCTATTATGCCGTTTGCAACTCGCttgtttattctttaaaaatgtccCACGGTCGAGTGACTTTCCTCATCATAATATGTTGGGCGGTTCCAGCGCTGATTTCCTTTGGTCCCATAATGCTCGGACTCCATATGGCTGGCGTTGATATTCCGCTCCCTCCCTCGCACGTATGCGTTTTCTTAGTCAATCGCTTCTATGCTGTCATGGCTTCCTTGATAGCCTTCTATTTGCCCATGGCTATCATGTTGGTGGCCTACTGGAAGATATTCAAAGCTGCCAGACGACAGGCAAGACAGATCAGTGCCATGGAAAGCCAGATGGCCGCTGGAGTAGGAAAAGACTcgagcaaaaagaaaaagcaacgtAACACCATGAAGAGAGAGCGAAAGGCAGCGAAAACCCTGGGCATCATCATGGGAGTCTTCCTCATCTTCTGGATGCCATTTTTTACTGTCAACATTGTGGACCCTTTTATTGATTACAGCACAGAAGTGGTCATCTGGGATATATTTTTATGGTTGGGCTACATCAACTCATCACTAAATCCCTTCCTCTATGGTTTCTTTAATCGCTCCTTTCGGAAAGCATTTTTTATGTTCATGAGCTGTAGGGTGTGCCAACCTGGAATGTCCCCGGGGGTAGAACTGTCACACAGCCGTAAGGAAACAAATTAA
- the LOC144077225 gene encoding uncharacterized protein LOC144077225, whose translation MEKKKDVIALLLFTGIMGTMLQGYCAAVNMTNVTTTEVNMTNVTTTEVNMTNVTTTEVNMTNVTTTEVNVTTPEVNMTMPVVNVTTHEIIIIITINVTMPEANVTTPQVNLTTPQVNVTTPGVNVTTPLVNLTTQDVNVTTPDANVTTPQVNVTTPVVNVTTPEANVTTPQVNLTTPQVNLTTPQVNETTPQVNVTTPQVNVTTPGVNVTTPDVNVTTPDVNVTTPQVNVTMPLVNVTTPDVNVTTPDVNVTTPNVNLTTPEVNVTTPEVNMTTPVVNVTTPQVNVTTPQVNVTTPQVNVTTPGVNVTTPDVNVTTPAVNVTTPEVNITTPPGNVNLSSPTTIFAPSVATTSTASTPLSTDLPAPLEGRVGLRFSLDRTFTVALANSSSQEFQILAANVTNEVNSACRNLFGPAFRRSRIDSFTNGSIITNMTLVFQNSSVVPSPVEATGGLVRELNESSLNIVPGSILANNVTTPEVNVTTPDVTPVINVTTPEVNVTTPQVNVTTPQVNVTKPGVNMTTPDVNITTPDVNVTTPQVNVTTPEVNVTTPNVNLTTPEVNVTTPEVNMTTPVVNVTTPQVNVTTPQVNVTTPQVNVTTPGVNVTTPDVNVTTPDVNVTTPDVNVTTPNVNLTTPEVNVTTPEVNMTTPVVNVTTPQVNVTTPQVNMTTPQVNVTTPGVNVTTPDVNVTTPDVNVTTPQVNVTTPLVNVTTPDVNVTTPEVNVTTPEVNMTTPVVNVTTPQVNVTTPQVNVTTPGVNVTTPDVNVTTPDVNVTTPEVNMTTPVVNVTTPQVNVTTPQVNVTTPQVNVTTPGVNVTTPDVNVTTPDVNVTMPQVNVTTPLVNVTTPDVNVTTPDVNVTTPNVNLTTPEVNVTTPEVNMTTPVVNVTTPQVNVTTPQVNVTTPGVNVTTPDVNVTTADVNVTTPEVNITTTAVVTTSTASTTLSTDRPAPLEGRVGLRFSLDRRFTVALANSSSQEFQILAANVTNEVNSACRNLFGPAFRRSRINSFTNGSIITNMTLVFQNSSVVPSPVEATGGLVRELNESSLNIVPGSILADNVTTPEVNVTTPDVNVTTPDVTPVINVTTPEVNVTTPQVNVTKPGVNMTTPDVNITTPDVNVTTPQVNVTTPEVNVTTPNVNLTTPEVNVTTPEVNMTTPVVNVTTPQVNVTTPQVNVTTPQVNVTTPGVNVTTPDVNVTTPDVNVTTPNVNLTTPEVNVTTPEVNMTTPVVNVTTPQVNVTTPQVNMTTPQVNVTTPGVNVTTPDVNVTTPDVNVTTPNVNLTTPKVNVTTPEVNMTTPVVNVTTPQVNVTTPQVNVTTPGVNVTTPDVNVTTPDVNVTTPQVNVTTPLVNVTTPDVNVTTPEVNVTTPEVNMTTPVVNVTTPQVNVTTPQVNVTTPQVNVTTPQVNVTTPGVNVTTPDVNVTTPDVNVTTPQVNVTTPLVNVTTPDVNITTPDVNVTTPNVNLTTPEVNVTTPNVNLTTPEVNVTTPEVNMTTPVVNVTTPQVNVTTPQVNVNVTTPDVNVTTPEVNITTTAVVTTSTASTTLSTDRPAPLEGRVGLRFSLDRRFTVALANRSSQEFQILAANVTNEVNSACRNLFGPAFRRSRIDSFTNGSIITNMTLVFQNSSVVPSAVEATVGLIRELNESSLNIVPGSIRADNVTTPEVNVTTPDVNVTTPDVTPVINVTTPEVNVTTPQVNVTTPQVNVTTPGVNVTTPDVNATTPDVNVTTPQVNVTTPLVNVTTPDVNVTTPDVNVTTPIVNLTTPEVNVTTPNVNLTTPEVNVTTPEVNMTTPVVNVTTPQVNVTTPQVNVTTPGVNVTTPDVNVTTPDVNVTTPNVNLTTPEFNVTTPEVNMTTPVVNVTTPQVNVTTPQVNVTTPQVNVTTPGVNVTTPDVNVTTPDVNVTTPQVNVTTPLVNVTTPDVNVTTPEVNVTTPEVNMTTPVVNVTTPQVNVTTPQVNVTTPQVNVTTPQVNVTTPGVNVTTPDVNVTTPDVNVTTPQVNVTTPLVNVTTPDVNVTTPDVNVTTPNVNLTTPEVNVTMPNVNLTTPEVNVTTAEVNMTTPVVNVTTPQVNVTTPQVNVTTPQVNVTTPQVNVTTPQVNVNVTTPVVNVTTPEVNITTATAPTPLSTDPPAPLEGRLGLRFSLDRRFTVALANRPSQEFQILAANVTNEVNSACRNLFGPAFRRSRIDSFTNGSIITNMTLVFQNSSVVPSPDEATGGLVRELNRSSLNIVPGSIRADNVNVTTPEVNGTTPQVNMTTAQNVVPGSISAGASRPVVLSKAVMYLTLVIAGLMLT comes from the exons atggaaaagaaaaaagatgttaTAGCTCTTCTACTATTTACAG GAATTATGGGAACAATGTTACAAG GCTACTGCGCTGCAGTCAACATGACCAATGTGACTACAACTGAAGTCAACATGACCAATGTGACTACAACTGAAGTCAACATGACCAATGTGACTACAACTGAAGTCAACATGACCAATGTGACTACAACTGAAGTCAATGTGACTACTCCTGAAGTCAACATGACTATGCCTGTAGTAAACGTGACCAcgcatgaaataataataataataacaatcaatGTAACCATGCCTGAAGCCAACGTGACCACGCCTCAAGTTAATTTGACCACTCCTCAAGTTAATGTGACTACGCCTGGAGTCAATGTGACCACGCCATTAGTCAATCTGACCACACAGGATGTCAACGTCACCACACCTGATGCCAACGTGACTACGCCTCAAGTGAATGTGACTACGCCTGTAGTAAACGTGACCACACCTGAAGCCAACGTGACCACGCCCCAAGTTAATTTGACCACGCCTCAAGTTAATTTGACCACGCCTCAAGTTAATGAGACCACGCCTCAAGTTAATGTGACCACGCCTCAAGTTAATGTGACTACGCCTGGAGTCAATGTGACCACACCGGATGTCAACGTCACCACACCTGATGTCAACGTGACTACGCCTCAAGTGAATGTGACTATGCCATTAGTCAATGTGACCACTCCGGATGTCAACGTCACCACACCTGATGTCAATGTGACTACGCCTAATGTCAATCTGACTACACCTGAAGTCAATGTGACTACTCCTGAAGTAAACATGACTACGCCTGTAGTAAACGTGACCACGCCTCAAGTTAATGTTACCACGCCTCAAGTTAATGTGACCACGCCTCAAGTTAATGTGACTACGCCTGGAGTCAATGTGACCACACCGGATGTCAACGTCACCACACCTGCTGTCAATGTGACTACTCCTGAAGTCAACATAACTACACCTCCCGGAAATGTGAATCTGTCAAGTCCAACAACAATATTTGCACCTTCTGTGGCTACTACATCTACTGCATCCACTCCCTTATCCACAGACCTTCCTGCACCCTTAGAAGGAAGGGTTGGTCTTCGGTTTAGTCTTGACCGAACATTTACAGTTGCTCTGGCCAACAGTTCTTCGCAAGAGTTTCAAATTTTGGCTGCAAACGTAACCAACGAG gtgaATTCAGCTTGTCGGAACCTCTTTGGTCCAGCTTTCAGGAGATCTCGTATTGATTCCTTTAC CAATGGATCAATCATTACCAACATGACTCTGGTATTCCAAAATTCATCTGTGGTTCCCTCTCCTGTTGAGGCAACAGGCGGACTAGTCCGCGAACTTAATGAGTCATCCCTAAACATTGTCCCAGGCAGTATTCTTGCAAATAATGTCACTACTCCTGAAGTCAACGTGACCACACCGGATGTCACGCCTGTAATCAACGTAACCACGCCTGAAGTCAACGTGACCACGCCTCAAGTTAATGTGACCACGCCTCAAGTTAATGTGACTAAGCCTGGAGTCAATATGACCACACCGGATGTCAACATCACGACACCTGATGTCAACGTGACTACGCCTCAAGTGAATGTGACTACACCTGAAGTCAATGTGACTACGCCTAATGTCAATCTGACTACACCTGAAGTCAATGTGACTACTCCTGAAGTCAACATGACTACGCCTGTAGTAAACGTGACCACGCCTCAAGTTAATGTAACCACGCCTCAAGTTAATGTGACCACGCCTCAAGTTAATGTGACTACGCCTGGAGTCAATGTGACCACACCGGATGTCAACGTCACCACACCTGATGTCAACGTCACCACACCTGATGTCAACGTGACTACGCCTAATGTCAATCTGACTACACCTGAAGTCAATGTGACTACTCCTGAAGTCAACATGACTACGCCTGTAGTAAACGTGACCACGCCTCAAGTTAATGTAACCACGCCTCAAGTTAATATGACCACGCCTCAAGTTAATGTGACTACGCCTGGAGTCAATGTGACCACACCGGATGTCAACGTCACCACACCTGATGTCAACGTGACTACGCCTCAAGTGAATGTGACTACGCCATTAGTCAATGTGACCACACCGGATGTCAACGTCACCACACCTGAAGTCAATGTGACTACTCCTGAAGTCAACATGACTACGCCTGTAGTAAACGTGACCACGCCTCAAGTTAATGTGACCACGCCTCAAGTTAATGTGACTACACCTGGGGTCAATGTGACCACACCAGATGTCAACGTCACCACACCTGATGTCAATGTGACTACTCCTGAAGTCAACATGACTACGCCTGTAGTAAACGTGACAACGCCTCAAGTTAATGTGACCACGCCTCAAGTTAATGTGACCACGCCTCAAGTTAATGTGACTACGCCTGGAGTCAATGTGACCACACCGGATGTCAACGTCACCACACCTGATGTCAACGTGACTATGCCTCAAGTGAATGTGACTACGCCATTAGTCAATGTGACCACACCGGATGTCAACGTCACCACACCTGATGTCAATGTGACTACGCCTAATGTCAATCTGACTACACCTGAAGTCAATGTGACTACTCCTGAAGTCAACATGACTACGCCTGTAGTAAACGTGACCACGCCTCAAGTTAATGTGACCACGCCTCAAGTTAATGTGACTACGCCTGGAGTCAATGTGACCACACCGGATGTCAACGTCACCACAGCTGATGTCAATGTGACTACGCCTGAAGTCAACATAACTACAACTGCTGTGGTTACTACATCTACTGCATCCACTACCTTATCTACAGACCGTCCTGCACCCTTAGAAGGAAGGGTTGGTCTTCGGTTTAGTCTTGACCGAAGGTTTACGGTTGCTCTGGCCAACAGTTCTTCGCAAGAGTTTCAAATTTTGGCTGCAAACGTAACCAACGAG gtgAATTCAGCTTGTCGGAACCTCTTTGGTCCAGCTTTCAGGAGATCTCGTATTAATTCCTTTAC CAATGGATCAATCATTACCAACATGACTCTGGTATTCCAAAATTCATCTGTGGTTCCCTCTCCTGTTGAGGCAACAGGCGGACTAGTCCGCGAACTTAATGAGTCATCCCTAAACATTGTCCCAGGCAGTATTCTTGCAGATAATGTCACTACTCCTGAAGTCAACGTGACCACACCGGATGTCAACGTCACCACACCTGATGTCACGCCTGTAATCAACGTAACCACGCCTGAAGTCAACGTGACCACGCCTCAAGTTAATGTGACTAAGCCTGGAGTCAATATGACCACACCGGATGTCAACATCACGACACCTGATGTCAACGTGACTACGCCTCAAGTGAATGTGACTACACCTGAAGTCAATGTGACTACGCCTAATGTCAATCTGACTACACCTGAAGTCAATGTGACTACTCCTGAAGTCAACATGACTACGCCTGTAGTAAACGTGACCACGCCTCAAGTTAATGTAACCACGCCTCAAGTTAATGTGACCACGCCTCAAGTTAATGTGACTACGCCTGGAGTCAATGTGACCACACCGGATGTCAACGTCACCACACCTGATGTCAACGTGACTACGCCTAATGTCAATCTGACTACACCTGAAGTCAATGTGACTACTCCTGAAGTCAACATGACTACGCCTGTAGTAAACGTGACCACGCCTCAAGTTAATGTAACCACGCCTCAAGTTAATATGACCACGCCTCAAGTTAATGTGACTACGCCTGGAGTCAATGTGACCACACCGGATGTCAACGTCACCACACCTGATGTCAACGTGACTACGCCTAATGTCAATCTGACTACACCTAAAGTCAATGTGACTACTCCTGAAGTCAACATGACTACGCCTGTAGTAAACGTGACCACGCCTCAAGTTAATGTGACCACGCCTCAAGTTAATGTGACTACGCCTGGAGTCAATGTGACCACACCGGATGTCAACGTCACCACACCTGATGTCAACGTGACTACGCCTCAAGTGAATGTGACTACACCATTAGTCAATGTGACCACACCGGATGTCAACGTCACCACACCTGAAGTCAATGTGACTACTCCTGAAGTCAACATGACTACGCCTGTAGTAAACGTGACCACGCCTCAAGTTAATGTAACCACGCCTCAAGTTAATGTGACCACGCCTCAAGTTAATGTGACCACGCCTCAAGTTAATGTGACCACGCCTGGAGTCAATGTGACCACACCGGATGTCAACGTCACCACACCTGATGTCAACGTGACTACGCCTCAAGTGAATGTGACAACGCCATTAGTCAATGTGACTACACCGGATGTCAACATCACCACACCTGATGTCAATGTGACTACGCCTAATGTCAATCTGACTACACCTGAAGTCAATGTGACTACGCCTAATGTCAATCTGACTACACCTGAAGTCAATGTGACTACTCCTGAAGTCAACATGACTACGCCTGTAGTAAACGTGACCACACCTCAAGTTAATGTAACCACGCCTCAAGTTAATGTCAACGTCACCACACCTGATGTCAATGTGACTACGCCTGAAGTCAACATAACTACAACTGCTGTGGTTACTACATCTACTGCATCCACTACCTTATCTACAGACCGTCCTGCACCCTTAGAAGGAAGGGTTGGTCTTCGGTTTAGTCTTGACCGAAGGTTTACAGTTGCTTTGGCCAACAGGTCTTCGCAAGAGTTTCAAATTTTGGCTGCAAACGTAACCAACGAG gtgaaTTCAGCTTGTCGTAACCTCTTTGGTCCAGCTTTCAGGAGATCTCGTATTGATTCCTTTAC CAATGGATCAATCATTACCAACATGACTCTGGTATTCCAAAATTCATCTGTGGTTCCCTCTGCTGTTGAGGCAACAGTCGGACTAATCCGCGAACTTAATGAGTCATCCCTAAACATAGTCCCAGGCAGTATTCGTGCAGATAATGTCACTACTCCTGAAGTCAACGTGACCACACCGGATGTCAACGTCACCACACCTGATGTCACGCCTGTAATCAACGTAACCACGCCTGAAGTCAACGTGACCACGCCTCAAGTTAATGTGACCACGCCTCAAGTTAATGTGACTACGCCTGGAGTCAATGTGACCACACCGGATGTCAACGCCACCACACCTGATGTCAACGTGACTACGCCTCAAGTGAATGTGACTACGCCATTAGTTAATGTGACAACACCGGATGTCAACGTCACCACACCTGATGTCAATGTGACTACGCCTATTGTCAATCTGACTACACCTGAAGTCAATGTGACTACGCCTAATGTCAATCTGACTACACCTGAAGTCAATGTGACTACTCCTGAAGTCAACATGACTACGCCTGTAGTAAACGTGACCACGCCTCAAGTTAATGTGACCACGCCTCAAGTTAATGTGACTACGCCTGGAGTCAATGTGACCACGCCGGATGTCAACGTCACCACACCTGATGTCAATGTGACTACGCCTAATGTCAATCTGACTACACCTGAATTCAATGTGACTACTCCTGAAGTCAACATGACTACGCCTGTAGTAAACGTGACCACGCCTCAAGTTAATGTAACCACGCCTCAAGTTAATGTGACCACGCCTCAAGTTAATGTGACTACGCCTGGAGTCAATGTGACCACACCGGATGTCAACGTCACCACACCTGATGTCAACGTGACTACGCCTCAAGTGAATGTGACTACACCATTAGTCAATGTGACCACACCGGATGTCAACGTCACCACACCTGAAGTCAATGTGACTACTCCTGAAGTCAACATGACTACGCCTGTAGTAAACGTGACCACGCCTCAAGTTAATGTAACCACGCCTCAAGTTAATGTGACCACGCCTCAAGTTAATGTGACCACGCCTCAAGTTAATGTGACTACGCCTGGAGTCAATGTGACCACACCGGATGTCAACGTCACCACACCTGATGTCAACGTGACTACGCCTCAAGTGAATGTGACTACGCCATTAGTCAATGTGACCACACCGGATGTCAACGTCACCACACCTGATGTCAATGTGACTACGCCTAATGTCAATCTGACTACACCTGAAGTCAATGTGACTATGCCTAATGTCAATCTGACTACACCTGAAGTCAATGTGACTACTGCTGAAGTCAACATGACTACGCCTGTAGTAAACGTGACCACGCCTCAAGTTAATGTAACCACGCCTCAAGTTAATGTGACCACGCCTCAAGTTAATGTGACCACACCTCAAGTTAATGTAACCACGCCTCAAGTTAATGTCAACGTCACCACACCTGTTGTCAATGTGACTACGCCCGAAGTCAACATAACTACAGCTACTGCACCCACTCCCTTATCTACAGACCCTCCTGCACCCTTAGAAGGAAGGCTTGGTCTTCGGTTTAGTCTTGACCGAAGGTTTACAGTTGCTCTGGCCAACAGGCCTTCGCAAGAGTTTCAAATTTTGGCTGCAAACGTAACCAACGAG gtgaaTTCAGCTTGTCGTAACCTCTTTGGTCCAGCTTTCAGGAGATCTCGTATTGATTCCTTTAC CAATGGATCAATCATTACCAACATGACTCTGGTATTCCAAAATTCATCTGTGGTTCCCTCTCCTGATGAGGCAACAGGCGGACTAGTCCGCGAACTTAATAGGTCATCCCTAAACATAGTCCCAGGCAGTATTCGTGCAGATAATGTCAACGTAACCACGCCTGAAGTCAACGGGACCACGCCTCAAGTTAATATGACCACAGCCCAAAACGTTGTCCCAGGCAGTATCAGTGCAG GTGCTTCTCGGCCTGTAGTGCTTTCAAAGGCAGTCATGTACCTGACCCTGGTGATTGCGGGCTTGATGCTCACATAA
- the mettl14 gene encoding N(6)-adenosine-methyltransferase non-catalytic subunit METTL14 — MNSRLQEIRERQKLRRQLLAQQLGAESADSIGAVLNSKEELKEIEETRETCRSSLDDSAPSSKKKTLTEGDDTEEDAEEQKDEVEAPPTEEINPYEEVYKDSSTFLKGTQSLNPHNDYCQHFVDTGHRPQNFIRDVGLADRFEEYPKLRELIRLKDELISTTNTPPMYLQADPEHFDLQDLKSEFDVILLEPPLEEYYRESGISHTERFWTWDDIMKLEIEEISAHRSFVFLWCGSGEGLDLGRMCLRKWGFRRSEDICWIKTNKNNPGKTKALDPKAVFQRTKEHCLLGIKGTVRRSRDGDFIHANVDIDLIITEEPEMGNVEKPVEIFHIIEHFCLGRRRLHLFGRDSTIRPGWLTVGPTLTNSNFNPETYAAHFALPESHLSGCTEEIERLRPKSPPSKMKSDRGGGAPRGGRSGPNAGRGGERGRERNRPNFRGDRGGFRGRGGLHRGFPPR; from the exons ATGAACAGTCGTCTGCAGGAAATCCGTGAGCGACAAAAACTTAGGCGGCAACTTTTAGCTCAACAG TTGGGAGCTGAGAGTGCAGACAGCATCGGGGCTGTGCTTAACAGTAAAGAAGAACTAAAAGAAATAGAAGAGACAAGAGAAACATGCAG GTCCTCATTAGATGATTCTGCCCCTTCCTCCAAGAAAAAGACTCTGACAGAGGGTGATGACACTGAAGAGGATGCGGAGGAACAAAAA GATGAGGTAGAGGCACCCCCGACTGAGGAGATTAACCCGTACGAAGAAGTCTACAAGGACTCGAGTACTTTTCTTAAG ggTACGCAGAGTTTGAACCCTCACAATGATTACTGTCAGCACTTTGTCGACACGGGACATAGGCCACAGAACTTCATTCGAGATGTTG GATTGGCTGATCGATTTGAGGAGTACCCCAAACTACGAGAACTGATACGACTGAAGGACGAACTTATCTCCACAACCAACACCCCTCCCAT GTACCTGCAGGCCGACCCTGAGCACTTTGACCTGCAGGATTTAAAGTCAGAGTTTGACGTAATCCTACTTGAACCTCCATTAGAAGAATATTACAGAGAATCGGGCATCAGCCACACGGAGCGCTTCTGGACCTGGGATGAC ATCATGAAGTTGGAGATTGAAGAGATCTCTGCCCACCGGTCTTTTGTCTTCCTCTGGTGTGGCTCGGGTGAAGGCCTGGATTTAGGAAGGATG TGTTTGCGGAAATGGGGCTTCAGGCGCAGTGAAGACATCTGCTGGATCAAGACCAACAAAAATAACCCAGGGAAAACAAAGGCATTGGACCCAAAAGCAGTATTTCAGAGGACCAAG GAACACTGCCTATTGGGAATCAAAGGAACGGTGCGGAGAAGTAGAGATGGCGATTTTATCCATGCCAACGTGGACATTGACTTGATAATCACGGAGGAGCCCGAGATGGGAAATGTCGAGAAGCCCGTTGAGATCTTTCACATCATCGAGCACTTCTGTTTGGGCCGCAGGAGGCTGCACCTTTTTGGACGAGACTCTACCATCAGGCCAG GATGGCTGACCGTTGGTCCTACACTCACCAACAGTAACTTCAACCCAGAGACTTACGCCGCTCATTTCGCTTTGCCTGAATCCCACCTATCAGGTTGCACTGAAGAAATAGAGCGTCTCCGGCCAAAATCGCCTCCCTCAAAGATGAAGTCCGACCGTGGTGGCGGAGCACCAAGAGGTGGGCGTAGTGGTCCGAATGCGGGGAGAGGTGGAGAACGAGGCCGGGAAAGAAATAGGCCAAACTTCCGCGGAGACAGGGGTGGCTTCCGTGGCCGGGGAGGACTACACAGGGGCTTTCCGCCACGCTAG